The sequence below is a genomic window from Variovorax paradoxus B4.
GCGCACGCGTTCGGCCAAACCGATGCCGTCGTGTGCGGCCCATTCGTCCCAGCTCATTGCCAGCGTCATCTCATGTTCTCCATTTCGCTTCAAAAGTATTCGAGTCACGGCCAGCCGAAGCCCAGCCGCAGCAACATCAAGGTACCCGTGCCGACCAGGATCGTCCCGGCGACATCGTTTCGCCGGACAAGGTAGTAGGCCAATGCGGCGCCCACTGCAAAGAGCCGCGCATCATGCCAGTCGGCCAGCAGGCGCCCGTTGCTCAGGAAGACATCGGGCACCACCATCGCCAGCAGCGCTGCCACAGGTGCATGGCGCAGTCCGCGCCACAGCCAGCCCGGCAGTTTCGGTTCGCTGTCGGGCAGCAGGAAGAAGCTGCGCGTGAGCACCGTCACCACCACCAGCGCGCCTACCGCCAGCCACACGTACGCCTCATGCCCCAGGTGCATCAACGCGCGCTCCACCGCCGGTCGGCCCAGGTGCCGGCCACGAAGGCCGTGGCAATGGCCGCGACCACGTTGAGCCCCATCGGCAGCGACGCCGTTGCCAGCGCCACGCCGCCCGCGGCCAGCGCCGAGCAGCGCACGGCGCGGTCGGTGAGCATGGGCAGCGCGAGCGCCAGCAAGGCGAGCGCGCCGATGAAGCGCAGGCCCCAGGCCGCGGGAATGGCATCGGCCAGGAAGATGCCCGCCAGCGACGCAACGTGCCACGCCGCCCAGTTGGTCAGTGCCAGGCCGAGAAAATAGCCCTGCTGCTGCGCCGTGGCGCGCCCCGTGGCCGACGGCTGCGGATGCCGATGCACGAACTGCGCATACACCGGGTCGCCCGCCAGGTACGACAGCAGCACGCGCGACAGCCGGCGGTGCCCGCCGAAGTAGCGCCGCCAGTTCGCGCTGAACACCACGAATCGCAGGTTCAGCACGCACGCGGTCGCCACGATCACCCACAGCGGCGCGCCGGCCGCAATCAGCGGCAGGCAGGCCAGCTGCGAGGCGCTGGCGAACACCAGCAGCGACATGGCCAGGATCACGCCCAGCCCGACCCCGCTCTTGGCCATTGCCACGCCGGCCACGAGCCCCATGGCCATGGTGCCGAGCGCGGCGCCGGCGATGTCGCGCCGCCCCTGCGCGAACGCGGCTCGCCACGCCGGATCGTCGATCGATGCGCGCCAGGTACTGCGCACGCTCACTGCCGGCTCGCCAGTTCCGCGCGCGGCGCGGCCGCCAGCAGCCGCCGCGTGTAGTCGTTGGCCGGGGCGCTGAACACCTGCCCCGTGGGCCCCTGCTCGACGATGCGGCCCTGGCTCATCACGATGACGCGGTCGCACAGCTGTGCGGCCACGCGCAGGTCGTGCGTGATGAACAGGATGCCCAACCCCAGGTCGCGCTGGATCTCGCGCAGCAGGTCGAGGATCTGCGCCTGCACCGAGACGTCGAGCGCCGACACGGCCTCGTCGGCCACCAGCACCTGCGGTTGGCACGCGATGGCGCGCGCAATCGCGAGGCGCTGCCGCTGGCCGCCGGAGAACTGGTGCGGATAGCGCTCCAGTGCGGTGCGCGGCAGCTGGATGCGGTCCATCAGCTCCTCGGCAGTCTGGCGTGCATGCAGCTTGCTCAGGCCGAAGTTCATCGCGCCCTCGACCATCGACGAGCCCACGGTGCGCCGCGGGTTGAGCGAGCGGTTCGGGTCCTGGAACACCACCTGCACGCGCGAGCGCAGCGGCCGCAGGCGGCCTTCGGGCAGGTCGCGCACTTCGGCATCGCCCCACAGGATGCTGCCCGCGCTGGGCGCAATCAGCCGGATCATGCAGCGCGCGAAGGTCGACTTGCCCGAGCCCGACTCGCCCACCACGCCGACCGTCTCGCCGCGGTGCACCGACACGCTCGCGTCCTGCAGCGCGGTGTTGTGCTTTGCACGCCCCATCCAGTCGCGCCGCGTGTAGACCTTGCCGACACCCGTGCCGCTGAGCAGCGGCTTGCCGCCCGGCAGCGAACGCGCGGGCGGCGGCGTCATGCCCGGGACGGCGTCGAGCAGCATGCGCGTGTAGGCCTCACGCGGGCTGCGCAGCACCTGTTCGCAGGGGCCTTGCTCGATCAGCGCGCCGCGGTGCATCACCATCACGTCGTCGGCGATCTCGGCGACCACGCCCATGTCGTGCGTGATGAAGAGCACCGCGCTGCCCTGCTCTGCCTGCAGCTCGGCGATGAGCTTCAGTATCTCGGCCTGCGTGGTCACGTCCAGCGCGGTGGTCGGCTCGTCGCAGATCAGCAGGCGCGGTTTCAGGATGATGGCCATCGCGATCACGATGCGCTGGCGCTGCCCGCCCGAGAGCTGGTGCGGGTAGCTCGCATGGATGCGCGCCGGCTCGGGCAGCCGCACGCGCTCGAAGATCGAGATGATATGCGCCTTGCGCTCGGCCGCGCTCCAGGTGGTGTGCGTACGCAGCAGCTCGTCGACCTGCTCGCCGCAGGTGAGCACCGGGTTCAGCGCGGTCATCGGCTCCTGGAACACCATGCCCATGCCGGTGCCGCGCAACTGGCGCAGCCGCTTGTCGGAGACGAAGCGGCCCTGCTCGACCAGCGTTTCGCCGGACAGGATCACCTGGCCTGCCTTGAGCGTCAGCCCCTTGGCCAGCAGCCCCATCACGGTCGTGGCCAGCACGGACTTGCCGGAGCCGGATTCGCCCACGATGCACAGCGTGCGTCCGGCCTCGATGCGCAGGTCCAGCCCTTCGATGGCATGCGGGCGGTCGGCGTCGGAAGGCAGCGCGACCTGCAGGCCGCGCACCTCGAGGATCGCGGCGCTTCGATTGGAATCGGTCATGGAATTCGGCGCCTCAGACGCGTTTGGAAAACTTGGGGTCGAGCACGTCGCGCAGCCCGTCGCCGAGCATGTTGATCGCGAGCACCGTGGGCACCAGGAAGAGCGCCGGGAACAGCACGTTGCCGGGGCTTTGCGAGAACTGCACGCGCCCCTCGGCCATGATGTTTCCCCAGGTCGGCACGTCCGACGGCAGGCCCAGGCCGAGGAAGCTCAGGATGGCCTCGGTCAGCACGGCCGAGGCCGCGATGAAGGTGCCCTGCACGATCAGCGGTGCGAGCGCGTTGGGCAGGATGTCGCGCCAAAGGATGGTGGCGTCGGCGGTGGCAAGCGCGCGGGCCGCTTCCACGAAGGGCTCGTCGCGCAGGCTCATCACCAATGCCCGCACCAGCCGCGTGACGCGCGGCACCTCGGGCACCGCGATGGCCAGGATCACCGTGGGCAGGCTCGCGCCGAGCACCGCCACCAGCGTGATCGCGAGCAGCACGGCGGGAATGGCCATCACGCCGTCCATCACGCGCATCAGCACGGCGTCGACCGCGCGGAAATAGCCCGCCAGCATGCCCAGCAGGCAGCCGAAGGCGATGGCGACGAACGCAGTGAACAGGCCCACCGTCATCGAGATGCGGGTGCCGTAGAGCACGCGGCTCCACACGTCGCGCCCGACGCTGTCGCTGCCCATCCAGAAGGTGTGGGCGAACTGTGCGCCGTCGGGCATGGTCACCTGGCCCACAGTACCCGCGCCAACCGAGATGAAGCTTGGGTCCATCGCGGACGGATCGAAGGTGCCGAGCCAGGGCGCGAGGACGCCCATCAGCGCCAGCGCGGCCAGCACGACGACGCCGCCGCGCACGGCGCTGTGGCGCCAGAGTCTTTCGAGGGTGCTCATGATCGGTAGCGGAATCAGTAGCGAATCCGGGGGTCGAGGAAGAGATAGCTCACGTCGACCAGCAGGTTGACCGCGACGTAGACCACGGCGAAGAACAGCACCACGCCCTGCAGCACCGGAAAGTCGCGGTTCAGCACCGCATCGACCGTGAGCTGGCCCAGGCCCGGAATGGCGAACACCGTCTCGGTGACGACCACGCCGCCCAGCAACAGTGCGGCGCTGACACCGATCACCGTGACCACCGGCACGGCCGCATTGCGCAGCGCGTGGTGCTTGAGCACTTCCAGCTCGGTGATGCCCTTGGCGCGCGCGGTTCGGATGAAGTCCTCGGTGAGCGCCTCGCTCACCGCCGCACGCGTCACCCGCGAGAGCAGTGCCACGTAGGTGATGGCGAGTGTGAGGCACGGCAGCACCAGCTGGTTCAGCCACGGCCCCACGCCGTCGGAAATGCGCCGGTAGCCTTGCACCGGAAACCACTGCAGCTTCATCGCGAGCAGGTAGATCAGCACATAGCCGACCACGAACACCGGCACCGAAAAGCCGGCCACCGAGAAGGCCATCACGGCCTTGTCGAGCCAGCCGCCCATGCGCCATGCGGCCAGCGTGCCCAAGGGCAGCGCGATGGCCACCGCCAGCAGCAGCGTGCCGCCGGCAAGCGAGAGCGTGGGCTCCATGCGCTGGCCGATGAGCTCCAGCACCGGCTTGTTCAGGAAGAACGAGAAGCCCAGGTCGCCGTGCAGCACGCCCTTGCCCCAGATCGCGAACTGCTCCCACAGCGGCCGGGTGAGGCCGAGCTGCACGCGGATGCGGTCCAGGTCTTCGTTGGTGGCGCTGTTGCCGCCGATGACGGCCGCGGGATCGCCGGGCGTGAGGCGCACGATCATGAAGATCGCGATCGCCACGACCAGCAGCACGGGGATGGTGGCGAGCAGGCGTTTGCCGAGGAAGGTCAGCATGGGCGGACGCTCTTATTGCTTCTTGATGTTCCAGTACACCTGCGCACCGGCCGGCACCAGGCCGCTCACGTTCTTGCGCACCGCGGCGGGCTGGTTGTACTGGCCGACGGGCACGTGCGTGGCCGTCTCGAAGGCGCGCAGCTGGGCGGCCTGCGCGAGCTTCTTCTTCTCGGTGTCGGTCTTGGCCTGGGCGAACTGAACCTTGATTTCTTCCAGCTTCGCGTCGGTCTGCCAGCCGAACCAACCCTTGTCGCCGGTGGCGTTCATCATGGCCATGGTGATCGGGTTGAGGATGTCCGACGCGGTCCACGAGGTCATGAACGCGCTCCAGCCACCGGCCGAGGGCGCATCCTTCTTGGCACGGCGCGCCACCAGCGTGGACCAGTCCATCGACTGCATGTCGACCTTGAAGCCGGCCTGCTCCAGTTGCTGCTTGGCCACCATCGGCAGCTTGCCGATGGTCGGGTTGTCGGTCGGGCGCATCAGCACCACGGGCTCGCCCTTGTAGCCGGCTTCCTGCAGCAGCGCCTTGGCCTTCTGCGGATTGGCGACGCCGGTGTAGTCGCCGGTCTGCTCCGATTCGAACAGCGTGCCGCAGGGAAACATGCTCTTGCAATAGCGCGTGAGGCCGGGCGTGCCGACCTGCGTGCGCAGGAAGGCTTCCTGCCCCAGCGCCACCAGCGCGGCGCGGCGCACCTTCTCGTTGTTGAACGGCGGCTGCAGGAAGTTGAAGCGCAGGATGAACTGGTTGCCCGCGGGCTGGGCGTCGACCAGTTGGATGTCGGGGTTGGTGCGCAGCGTGGCGTACTGCTCGAAGGCGGGTTGCTCCAGGATGTCGGCCTCGCCGTTGAGCAGCGCATTCATCTGCGTCTGCGCGTCGCGGATGATGAGCCACTCGACGCGGTCCACGTACACGTTCTTGCCGCCGGCCGTGCCCGAGGGTGCCTCGGCGCGCGGCTTGTAGCGCGTGTTCTTCGTGAACACCACGCGTTCGCCGGGGCGGAACTCGTCGGCCTTGAAGACGTAGGGGCCGGAGCCGATCGACTCCTTGATCTGCGTGTCGCCCGAGGTGTCGGCCACGCGCTTGGGCATGATGAAGGGCACGTTCGATGAAGGCTTGCCCAGCGCTTCGAGCACCAGGCCGAAGGGCTCCTTCAGCACGATGGAGAAGGTCCTGGCGTCGGGCGTCTCGTAGCGCTCGGTCACCTTGGAAAGCTGCGCGCCGAAGGTGTCGCGGCTGGCCCAGCGCTTGATGGAGGCCACCACGTCCTCGCTGGTGACGGGCTTGCCGTCGTGGAACTCCAGGCCCTCGCGCAGCGTGAAGGTCCAGGTCTTGTTGTCGGGCGACACCTTCCACTTGTCGACCATCTGCGGCTTGATGCGGCCTTCGAGGTCGGTGGCAAAGAGCGTGTCGTACACCATGTAGCCGAAGTTGCGCGTCACATAGGCCGTGGTCCAGATCGGGTCGAGCACCGTGATGTTGCTGCTCGGAATGATCTTGAGGGTGGTGGTCTGCGCCATCGCGGGAGCGAAGGTTCCGGCGGCCGCGCCGGCCAGCAGTGCGGCGGCGCCCCATCGGGCAAGGCGGCGCGACAAGGAGCCGGCCGACTGGGCGGGCGAGTGCGAGAAGAACTGCGGTTGCATGTAATTTCCTGAAGTGACGGAACGCGGTGCCGGCACCCGGATGGCATGCGGCGGCGAGGGCTCCATTGGGTCAGGCGGCAGGAAAAATGCATATATACAGTTGAATTCTTCTGTAGTAGAACAGTCGCCGTCCGTCCCCCTGTTGGGGCTTTCTGCGCCCACAAACCGTGCATGCCTTTGCCGTGATCGCCCTCGACCCTTCGCTGCCCATGCCCCTGGTTCGCCAGCTCTACGACGCCCTGCTGGCGCAGATCGCATCGAGCGCGATGAAGCCCGGCGACAAGCTGCCCTCGGTGCGCGCACTCGCCAAGGATTGTGAGGTGAGCACCATGACCGTGACCAACGCCTACCAGCGCCTGGTCGCCGAGGGCCATGTGGAGGCGCGGCGCGCCAGCGGCTACTACGTCGCCGAGGTGGAGCGCGCCGCCACGCGGCGCAAGCCCTTCCTGGGGCGCACCTCGGTCGACTCGCTCTGGCTGCTGAAGCACGTGTACGAAGACGACCGCACCCTGCTCAACGCGGGCTGCGGCTGGATTCCGCCCGAAATGCTGCATATAGACGGCGTGCGGCGCGCGCTGGCCGCGCTGTCGCGCAAGGCCGCCGGGCTCGCGAACTACGGCACGCCCTACGGCTACCTGCCGCTGCGTCAGCAGATCCAGACGCTGCTCGCGCAAAAGGGCATCGAGACCGCGCCGCACCAGATCGTGCTGACGCACGGCGCCTCGCAGGCGCTGAACCTGGTGGCGCGCTGCCTGCTGCAGCCGCGCGACGTGGTGCTGGTGGACGAGCCGGGGTCGACCAACCTGTTCGCGATGCTGCGCTCGATGGACCTGAAGCTGATCGGCGTGGAGCGCACGGTGAACGGTCCCGACCTCGCGGCGCTGCAGGCGCTGGCGCAGCGCCATGGCGCCAAGGCCTTTTTCACCACCACCAACCTGCACAACCCCACCGGCAGCCAGTGCACGCCGGCCGTGGCCTACCAGATGTTGCGGCTGGCCGAGCAGCTCGACTTCCGCATCGTCGACAACGACGCCATGGCCGGACTCGAGCCGCCCGGCGTCACTTCGCTCGCGAGCCTCGACCGGCTGCAGCGCGTGATCCATGTCGGCAGCTTTTCCAAGACGGTGTCGCCCAGCCTGCGCGTGGGTTTCGTGGCCTGCAACGAGGAGTTCGCCGAGAAGATCATCCTGCAGAAGATGGTCAACAGCCTGACCACGTCGGAGCTCACCGAGCGGCTGCTGCACGGCGTGCTGGTGGAAGGCCGCTACCGGGCGCATCTGTCTCGCCTGGCCGAGCGGCTGCAGGCGGCGCAGGCCACCGTGTGCGACCGGCTGGAGGCCGCCGGCATGCAGCTCTTCACGCGGCCCGCGGGCGGGCCTTTTCTGTGGGCGCGTTTCGAGCGCGATGACGTCGACATGCGCGCGCTGGCGCAGCGTGCCATCTCCGAGAGCTTCCTGCTCGCGCCGGGCGACCTGTTCCGCACCGACCTGCGGCCCACGCCCTGGCTGCGCTTCAACGTGGGCTATGCCGACGATCCGAAGCTCTACCGCTTCCTGGCGCAGGAGGCGCGCAGGCTGCGCCCGAAGGGCTGAGCCCCCGGCCTACCGGCTCTTTTTTTGCCAGCCTTGGAGGGCGAGAGGCAAGCACAGCGCGAGCCACCGGGTGGATGTGGCGGTGACGCGCCGGCGCCGAACTGAAGCTCAGCGCGCGCCCGGGCCGAGCCAGCTGCGCAAGGCCCTGCCCAAGGCATGGGCAAACCGAGGGACATAAGTGTGAATTGCGGCAACATTCGTACAAAATAAGTCGAAACGTCCCAATATTCCGGCCACAGCCCCAGAATGCCGCCCAAATGTTCTCCTCGGAAGCCGTCTCCCTGAGCCCGGCGCTCGTGGTCGAAAACGACACGGCGATGCAGGAACGTTTGCGCTACATCCTGTCGACCCTCGGATGCGACGAGCCGCAAATCACCTGGACAGGCGATGGCGAGGCGGCCATGCAATTGCTCGACAGGCCGAGCTTCGGCGTCGTGCTGGTGGACATCGGCCTGCCCGGCGACAGCGGCATCGAACTCATCGAGTGGCTGCAGGCGCACCACCCGCAGGTGCCGGCCGTGGCCATTTCTTCGTCCCGCAGCGAAGAGTCCATTTTTTCGGCGCTTCGTGCAGGCGCGGTGGCCTATCTCCTGAAGGAGCGCGACGACCTCGAACTCAGCATCGGCCTGCGCAGCATCGAGCAGGGCGGCGCAACGGTCGATCCGGCCATTGCACGGCGTGTGCTCGCGTGGCATGCGGGGCACGCGGCCGATTCAGGGACTGTTTCCGACGCGGCGCTGACGCCGCAGGAACGCAAGACGCTCGAACTCGTGGTACAGGGCCTCGGCCACCGCGACATCGCCGAAGCGCTTGCCATGCCCCGGCTGGCGGTGGAATGCCGCATCAAGGGCATCTACAGAAAGCTCGCGCTCGGCTCGCGCGGCGAGGCCTCGCACATGGCCGGCGGGCATGAGCTGCTGCGCTGACGAACGCTAGAGCTCGAGCACCAGGCGGCTTTCGCAGGCGCGCGAACAGCAGGCCATCATCTTGTTGTTGGCCTCGCGTTCCGAGCGGGTCAGCACCACGTCGCGATGGTCCACCCGGCCGGACAGCACCCGCACTTCGCACGAACCGCAGAGGCCCTCCTCGCAATCGCTCTGCACGTCGACGTTCGCGGCGCGCAAGGCGGACAGCAGGGTCTGCTCCGGAGGAACGATGACGACCAGGCCGGAGTCCTTCAGCTCGACTTCGAACGCATGCTCCCTGGCCGGATCGAGCGTGGCGAGCGTCGATTCGAAATGCTCGACGCGCAACGCACCCTCGGGCCAGGCGGCGCAGCAGCCTTCGAGCGCCTCGAGCATGCGCAGCGGACCGCAGGCATAGACTTGCGCACCAGCCACCGGTTCGGCGAGCAGCGCGGGCAGATCGCAGCGCCGGCCTTCGTCGCGCGCATAGACGTGCAGCCGCTCGCCGTGCAGCGCCGCGAGCTCGTCGAGAAAGGCCATGCGCCTGCGGCTGCGGCCGCTGTAGTGCAGCTCGTAATCCATGCCCAGCGCCTTCGCGCGGCGGGCCATGGCGCTCACGGGCGTGATGCCGATGCCGCCCGCAACGAAGATCGCCTTCGGGAGCGACTCGTCGAGCCGGAAGTGGTTGCGCGGCCCGCGGATGCGCAGCCGGTCGCCGGCCTTCACCTGCGCATGCACCCAGGCCGAACCGCCACGGCCCTCGGGCTCGTGCAACACCGCGATCTCCAGCACGCCGGCCTCGTCGGGGTCGCCGCACAGCGAGTACTGGCGCGACAGTTCGGGCGTGCCGCATTCCACGTCGATGTGCGAGCCCGCGGTCCAGCGCGGCAGCGGCTTGCCGTCGGGCGACACCAGGCGCAGCTTCACGATGCCCTCGGCCACCGGCGTCACGCGCTCCACCACCACGGGCCGCGCGATCGCGTGCCGTGAGGGCTCGCCGATGCGCACCGGCACCTGAACATCGCGCAGCTTGGGACTACTGCGTTCCGGATTGGCCGCAGGATCCCATTCGACCCACAGGTGCTCGGGCCCGCGAAACGAGGTGTTCGGCACGTAGCTGAAGCGCTGCTGCGAGAGCCGCATGTGCGGCAGCCGCCGGGTGAACTCCTCGAGGAAGATCTGCATCTCCATGCGCGCCAGGTTCTTGCCCATGCACTGGTGTGAGCCGTAGCCGAAGGTCAGGTGATCGCTGGCGTTGTCGCGGCGGATGTCGAACAGGTCGGCATCGGAAAAATGCGCTTCGTCATGGTTGGCCGACGAGGTGACGATCAAGAGCCGCGAGCCGGCCGGCAGGTCCACGCCGCCCACCTGCGTATCCCTGGTGACAAGGCGCCGCCACGCGGCCACCGAGCCGTTGTGCCGCAGGCACTCTTCCACCGCGTTGGGAATGAGGCCCGGGTCTTCGCAGAGCTCGCGCCACACCTGCGGATGCTGCAGCAGCAGCTTCATCGCGTTGGCGGTGGCGTTGGCGGTGGTCTCGTGCGCGGCCACGATGCCGGCCATCATCATCGAGTGCAGGTACGAATCGGTCACCACCTCGGGATGCAGCTTCTGCTTGCGGATGCCGTACTGCATCCAGCCGGGCGCGTCGGGGTCCTGGCGCATCTTCTCGAGCACCTTGCCTGCGTACTGCCAGAAATTGCCGACTGCATGCGCCACGGCCACCTGCTCCTCGGGCTTCGGCCGGCCCCAGGTGTTGACGGTGTGCGCAATCGAATACTTGCGCAGCGTGTCCATGTCTTCCTCGGGCACGCCAAGGAAGTGCAGCGCCACGGTCAGCGGAATTTCCCACAGCATCTGGTCGACGAGGTCGGCCTTGCCGTCGTCGATGAAGCGGTCGACATAACTGCGCGCCAGTTCGCGCACCATCGGCTCGTGGTGCTTGAGCGCCTCGGGCGTGAACGGGTCCATCAGCACGCGGCGGCGCGGCATGTGGGCGGGCTCGTCCTCGTTCACCAGCGTGCGGTTCAGCGCGAAGCCATAGGACGCGAGCACGGCGTTGGCCTCGTCGCCGGTGGCCGTGATCTTCTCGAGGGCGTTGGAAGGACTGAAGGTGATGTTGTCGCGGAACACCGCCTTGATGTCGTCGTAGCGCGTGATCACCCAGTAGCCGAGCTTCGGGCTGAAGAAGATCGGCTCCTTCTCGCGCGCCCAGCGCACGTACTCGGGCGGGTCCTGCTGGTAGCCGTCCTCGAAAGGATCGAAGCCCGCGGCGCGCTCGCTCACGGGACAGCCGGTGGGCGTGCGCTCGGAAGACAGCGGCCCGTGCGCGACGGGACAGCCGGAGGCGTGCGGGGGAATGGCGGTGTCGGACATGGTGATGCTTCCTTCAATCTCTAAAAACGACATGCGCCAGCCCAGCGTACCCGCGGAACCGGCTCCGCCGGGCCGCCGGGTGCGCCCCCCAGTGGGGGGTGGCGCCGAAGGCGCTTCGGGGGGCGTCCTCAATCCAGCGTGATCTTCAGGTCGCGGATCAGCTTGTGCCAGCGGGTTGTCTCGCTCTTCAGCAGCGCGGCGTACTGCGCGGGCGTGCTGCCCACGGGCTCCACGCCAAAGTCGGTCATGCGCGTGCGCACCGAGGGTTCGTTGATCGCGGCCACGAGCTGGCGGTTGAGCGTGTTCACCACCTCCGGCGGCGTGGCCGAGGGCACCACCACACCGACCAGCGCGGCGGCTTCGACGTTCTTGTAGCCGAGCTCGGCGAAGGTGGGCACGTCGGGCAGCTGCGGCAGGCGCGTCGGGTTGGCCACCGCCAGCGCGCGGACCTTGCCGCCCTTGATGAAGCCCGCGCCGGCCGCCAGGTCGACCATCATGGCCGGCAGCTGTCCGCCCACCACGTCGGCCAGCGCCGGTGCCGCGCCGCGGTACGGCACGTGGACCATGAAGAGGCCCGCCTCCACCTTGAGCAGTTCCATCGCCAGGTGGTGCGGGCTGCCCGCGCCGGCCGAGGCATAGCTCACGTCGCCCGGCTTGGCTTTGGCCCTGGCGATGAAATCCCTGGCCGTGGCCATGCCGGAATTGGCGCCGACCACCAGGATCATCGGGAACTTGCCCATCAGCGTGACGGGTGCCAGGTCCTTGGCCGGGCTGTACGACAGCGACTTGTAGAGCGCCGGGTTGAACACCAGCGTGCCGTTGTCGGCCGACAGCACGGTGTAGCCGTCGGCCGGCGCGCGCGCCGTCTCGGCCGCGGCCAGCGCGGTGTTGCCGCCGGGCTTGTTGTCCACCAGCACCGGCTGCCCCACCTGGGTGGAGAGCGTCTGCGCCACCGTGCGCGCCAGGAAGTCGGAGCCGCCGCCCGCCGCGTACGGAACGAGCCAGCGGATCGGCTTGGCGGGAAAGGTCTGGGCACTGGCGCTTGCCGCGGCAGCGAGGGAAAGAACGGC
It includes:
- a CDS encoding Bug family tripartite tricarboxylate transporter substrate binding protein, yielding MKNRLARCLAVLSLAAAASASAQTFPAKPIRWLVPYAAGGGSDFLARTVAQTLSTQVGQPVLVDNKPGGNTALAAAETARAPADGYTVLSADNGTLVFNPALYKSLSYSPAKDLAPVTLMGKFPMILVVGANSGMATARDFIARAKAKPGDVSYASAGAGSPHHLAMELLKVEAGLFMVHVPYRGAAPALADVVGGQLPAMMVDLAAGAGFIKGGKVRALAVANPTRLPQLPDVPTFAELGYKNVEAAALVGVVVPSATPPEVVNTLNRQLVAAINEPSVRTRMTDFGVEPVGSTPAQYAALLKSETTRWHKLIRDLKITLD
- a CDS encoding cytochrome P450/oxidoreductase translates to MSDTAIPPHASGCPVAHGPLSSERTPTGCPVSERAAGFDPFEDGYQQDPPEYVRWAREKEPIFFSPKLGYWVITRYDDIKAVFRDNITFSPSNALEKITATGDEANAVLASYGFALNRTLVNEDEPAHMPRRRVLMDPFTPEALKHHEPMVRELARSYVDRFIDDGKADLVDQMLWEIPLTVALHFLGVPEEDMDTLRKYSIAHTVNTWGRPKPEEQVAVAHAVGNFWQYAGKVLEKMRQDPDAPGWMQYGIRKQKLHPEVVTDSYLHSMMMAGIVAAHETTANATANAMKLLLQHPQVWRELCEDPGLIPNAVEECLRHNGSVAAWRRLVTRDTQVGGVDLPAGSRLLIVTSSANHDEAHFSDADLFDIRRDNASDHLTFGYGSHQCMGKNLARMEMQIFLEEFTRRLPHMRLSQQRFSYVPNTSFRGPEHLWVEWDPAANPERSSPKLRDVQVPVRIGEPSRHAIARPVVVERVTPVAEGIVKLRLVSPDGKPLPRWTAGSHIDVECGTPELSRQYSLCGDPDEAGVLEIAVLHEPEGRGGSAWVHAQVKAGDRLRIRGPRNHFRLDESLPKAIFVAGGIGITPVSAMARRAKALGMDYELHYSGRSRRRMAFLDELAALHGERLHVYARDEGRRCDLPALLAEPVAGAQVYACGPLRMLEALEGCCAAWPEGALRVEHFESTLATLDPAREHAFEVELKDSGLVVIVPPEQTLLSALRAANVDVQSDCEEGLCGSCEVRVLSGRVDHRDVVLTRSEREANNKMMACCSRACESRLVLEL